The window TTAAGAATGAGAATTAAATAAAGTGGGGATTTAGGGAGCTTTTGCTGACGCAACGCTTTGCGAACGCCCCTGAACCCCAATTGTTCATGTTATTTAGTTCGTGATCCTTACCGTTCCTGGTTGAGCGGAACCTGTCCTGTTCTGGCGCGTTCAACTGCAAAATAAGGGTTTTACCAGAGCTGTTGCGTTCCCCCGTGATTGACTGTGGAGTAGGCTTTGTCTGCCGAAACGCCAGCCTGATCCGTTTCGAGCCCGGATGAAGAGGGGGGAATTTCTTCAGAATTAGCCTGCTCACTCCCCGATCGAGTGGGAGGACGGGATCCAGTCCCGCCAGCTTGTTGATTCGTAGTCTCCGTCATCGCTTTGACCGGTTTGCTGTTTGCCAGGGAACGCAGGCCGGGAAGAAAAGGAGAGGGGGGTGTGGCAGGTTGGCGGACGGATGGAGGAAAGCGGTAGCGCGTGGCTATGGCTGCCCCAATCATAATGGCTGCCGCAATCAGGGCACACATCGCTGCGATCAGCTGGCCACTGCTTCTTACAGCTGTTCGGGAATCGCTGATGCGATGTCTTATACCCTGGTGCTGGCTTCTACCTGTCACTCAGTTATCAGGTGTTGTGTACTCGAAAGGCTCAAATTTTATGTTCTCAGTCTAACCTTCTGGTGTCCAGACAGATTGATTTCCCTGACCCCAGAAGCCATCAAATTTGGTCACCCTGACATCCCCAAGGACCTGGGTCTGGCAGGCTAAACGGCGATTTTGGGCGGGAGAGTGGGGAGGTAGCGATCGACGGGTTTTGTCCCTCCAGTTGGGTGCTGAAACCTCTCCTTCTACCTGCACGGCACAGGTGCCGCAAGTGCCAAAGCCATGACAGTTAACGGTGCTGGCATTGCCATTATAGAGATCAACCCCATTCTGGAGAAGCACTTGGCGCAGATTTGCACCCTGTTCGCATTCAAAAGTTTTGCCCTGGGCTGTTACTTTAGGCATGGTTGATTTATATGAATCTGTTAATGTTTGGACTGCAGATCCCTGACAAGCAGGCATCTGTAGCTTCATCCTACACCTGTCGTGGACCAAATCATGGTGCTGATTCTCATCTGCTTGCTGGCCTTTTATGTAGCCTGGAATCTGGGGGCCAATGATGTGGCCAATGCTATGGGAACCTCGGTGGGATCTAGGGCTATTACCCTGCGACAGGCCCTGTTCATCGCTGGAATTCTGGAATTTAGCGGAGCAGTTCTATTTGGGCGTAATGTCTCGCGTACCCTGGCCACAGGCATTGTGAATCCAGCGTTATGGGCTGATTCTCCCCAACTTTTCCTGGTTGGGATGTTGGCGGTGCTGCTGGCCAGTGGCTTGTGGCTTAATCTGGCCACGGCTCTGGGCCTGCCGGTTTCTTCTTCCCATGGGGTGGTGGGGGCGATCGCCGGATTTGGCCTGGTGGCTGCTGGGGCACAGGCGATTGATTGGCGGCAGATGGGGTTAATTTCCATGTCCTGGGTGCTGACGCCCCTGCTCAGTGGGACGATCGCGGCGCTGTTTTACAGTCAGGTCCAGCGCTGGATTCTGGATCACCCTGACCCAATCCAGCAACTGTACGAGTGGATTCCCTGGCTGAGTGTACTGCTGTTCACAGTGTTTGGTCTGATTGTGCTGCTGCCATTGGTGCAACGTTGGGAGGGACATCCCCTGCCGGATCAGGATGTGGTGCTGGGGGGGGTGGGAATTGCGGCGATCGGGCTCACCCTCGCGAGCTGGCGGCGACTGAGTCGGGAAGCTGGGCGTGATTTGCAGGACCGATCAGCCCTGCTTGAAGGCCAATTGGCTCGGTTTCAGGTGCTGAGTGCCTGTTTTGTGGCCTTTGCCCATGGGTCCAATGATGTGGGGAATGCGATCGCGCCGCTGGCTGTGATCACGCAGATTCAGCAGACGGGTGAGGTGCCCCTGGGGGCTTTGCCGGTGCCGTTGTGGATTTTGATCCTGGGTGGGACTGGCATTGTGGCTGGGCTGGCGATCTGGGGAAAAAAAGTGATGCGGACGATCGGAGAGAAGATTACCGCTCTCCAGCCCAGCAGTGGCTTTTGTGCGGAACTGGCAACGGCCACAACAGTTTTACTGGCTTCTCGATTGGGTCTACCGGTGTCTACGTCCCATGCTCTGGTGGGAGCGGTGGTGGGGGTGGGCTGGGTTCGTAGTCGGGAAACCTTAAAGTTGACAACCCTGCGGGGCATTTTAGCAGCCTGGTTTTTGACAATTCCCATTGTTATGCTGCTGGGTGTCATCCTCTTTACTGGCATGAGATCTATCCCACAACTACAATGAATCGTGGCGACCTTAGAATTTCTTCATAATGCTGAACTCACTCTTTCGATCAAGTCTGATTTTGGCAACAGCTCTCATCACCACAACCTGGAGCATGCCTATCCATGCTGGACTGTTCGATGGGCCTGTTGATAGTTTGCCTGTCCTGGAGCGGGTAGCCCTGCGGGAGGGAAAAACGGTCGTGACGGGGGAGAATGGGAAATACATTGCTAGAACCCTGGTGAATGCCTCACCGGAAGTGGTCTGGGCCGTGCTGACAGACTATGAAAATTCAACCCAATATCTGCCCAATCTGGTTTCTTCCAAAGTGTTGGAAACGAATCAGCATGGCAAGGTGGTAGAACAAGTGAGTGAGCGGCAGATTTTTGTCGTCACCATTCGATCGCGAATTCGATTTGCTACAAAGGAGACGGATAAACAGCGGATTGACTTCCGTCTTGTGGAGGGTGACCTGGCCAAGATGCAGGGGTACTGGAAGTTGGAGCCAGTTGCTCCCTATCCTGGTGCGAAGCCCAATCAGGTGCTGATTACAACCCAGGTGGAAGCGGAACCGGCTGCTGGAACTCCGACTGACATTTTCTATGACATTTATAAAAGTGCACTGAAAGACACCATGAACGCCATTCGCCAAGAGGTTGGACGACGATCGTAGCCACTCCTCAGATCCAGACCGAAAAGCTCCGGGGTGTTTACTACACACCGATTCACGTTGTTGATGACATCGTGGAACAGACGGTCGGGCGGCTCTTGGTGGGTAAAACGCCCACGCAGCTCTGGGATACCCCCCTGCGAATTCTGGAACCGGCCTGTGGCACAGGGGTTTTCCTGGTGCGGGCCTATCAATATTTGCTGGATTGGTTTGGCGGGGATCTGCCCCCTACCGATCGGGTGCGGATCTTGCTGGATAGCCTGTATGGGGTGGATATCGACCCGATCGCGGTAGAAGCAACCCGCTGGGCGCTGGTGCGAATGGCAGGCAAAACCCAGAACTTTTCTGCAGCAGCGGCCCAGGCGATTTACGTTGAACTGGGTCAGAATTTGAAATCAGGGAATGCTGTAATTGGACCGGATTGCTCAGACCCCTGTCGAGACTGTCCCCTGGATTGGGAACGGGAATTCCCTGCCATCCTGCAGGCAGGTGGGTTTGATGCCGTGATTGGCAATCCCCCCTTCCTGGATGCGGAACTGATGGTGGAGCACTGGCCAGAGCAGCGCCGTTACTGCGCCAGTCACTACCGCACGGCCTCCGGTAACTGGGATTTGTTCTGTGTCTTCATTGAGAAGGCGATCGCCCTTTGTAAACCCGGTGGATTCACCAGTCTGGTCGTGCCGAACAAGTTGGGGTCAGCCCGCTATGCCGCGCCAGCGCGCCAGCTCCTGGCCCTGGACAATCAACTGCTGAGTATTCGGGATTACTCGATGGCGGGCATTTTTCCAGCGTCAGTGTACCCGATCGTGTATGTGACTCAAAAGCAACCACCCCAAGCCGGTGCCATGGTCCGGGTCGAACAGGTTCATCCTGGAAAACCCCCAATTGTGCGAGAGCTGGCCTGCGATCGCCATTTCAAGCAGCCCGAAAGACCCTGGCCCATCTTTGCCGGTGCTCTGCCCCTGACCCTGTTGGACCAGATTCAGACCCGCTTTCCAATGCTGGGAAGTATCGCTGAGGTCTGTGGGGCAGCCACCGTGGGGGAAGCCTACCAGTTGCAGCCCTTGTTGCAGGAGGCTGGCGCGGATGCAGCCGGGGCGTTGCCAGTCGTGAACAGTGGCACGATCGATCGCTACCACCTGCTCTGGGGCCAAAAACCATTCCGTTATCTGGGCCAGCGCTACCAGCGCCCTGTTCTGGAGCGCCATCGGCTGCAGGTGTTGTCTCCCAGACGGCAAGAACAGGTCCTGCAGCCCAAAATTATCGTGGCCGGGATGAGCAAAATTCTGGAATGTGGTGTGGACCTGGCCGGTCAGGTGTTGGCCGGAAAATCCACGACGATCGTCCGCTCCTCCCTCAACTTGCTGCACTTGCTAGGATTGCTCAACAGCCGCCTGCTGACCCTGATTTACCAGAGCCTGTTTGGGGGCGATCGGCTGCAGGGAGGCTACCTTCGGATTGGCCCACCCCAATTGCGAGCATTACCGATCTGGGTGCCTAATCTGGCGGACCCGATCGATCAGCAGCACCATGAGACCCTGATCAGGCTGGTGGAGCGGATGCTGGTGCTGCAGCAGGAGCCGGATGAGGCCATGCAACCGGAGATCGATCGGCTGGATCAGGCGATCGATCACTTGGTTTGCAGTCTGTATGGCTTAACCGAGGCTGAAACCGCTACCATCCTGGAACCATGAGCCGTCAGACTCATCGATAGCCCTGCTGCCGCAACAACCCCTCGATCCAATCCAGGGTGTCTTGAGGGAAGGAAGCCACGGGCGATCGTCCATAATCAATCGCCGTATCAAAGCCAGCCTGCTCATAGATCTGGCCCATCAATCTCTGTAAATTCAGCTCAGGTTCAGCCTCCTCTGGACCCAGGGGAACAGGAACCACTGGAATAGCCTCGGACAGGTTAAACGCATAGAGGTCTGCGATCGGGCGGCGATCGCTACGGCTGACCAAAATGTGATAGTCCTTTAGCCAGCTATCTCCCTTTTCTACAGTTGATCGACCCGCCTTCAGCAAATCAATTTCAACCAAATGGGTCATACTGACCAACATCTGCCGCCGCTTCCGCTCGTAGGCTTCCAACCCTTCACCGGGGCGCTTATTTTTGGGAGACAAAACTTCGATCGCAGTGACCACAACCCCAGTGACCACCTCTCGAATCTCCAGGTATCCTTCCCGCACTTCTTCTGGTATGGCCAACCTGATCTGAATCGGATGCGGCTGCACAGTTGCCACACCCTCTAACTGAGGAGAGGGGCCTGCCCCAGGTTTGCTTGAGACGCTGACATCCGGAACCCCCACCAGCAAGGTATCCTCGGCCCCACTTAAATAAACTCGCTTCTCAATCGCAACGCGATACTTCGGTCGCACCTGAGGAGCCAAGTCAATGGCGATCGCAGTAATCAGCCGATGATGCACTTCCGGCCACAGATCTGCCGATTCGAGATAGGGATCGACACCCGGAAAGGGAGAAGACATGGCGACACCTCAACAGCGATCGATCAACCCAATATTAGCGCCCCCTTTAACTCAGCTCAGGGAAAAGGCGGGCCAAATATCTGCGATCGCGCCAGTTGGAAAGAGGCTAGCGATCTCAAGCAGGACAGAACGTCGTTCTCAGCTTTTCCTGATCTGCATTAGGTCAAGATCCAAACCGGATCACCACCAAATCGCCTCGCACCCACCCGGAGAAGAAGCCATCAGGTTTTGCATCCCGAGATGGCACCGTCACCTGGAGCCAGCAGTAGCCATCCGTACCCATAATCTGTTTCTGGGGAAAAACCCGTCCACCAGCCGGAGCAGCATAGATAACGGCAGCGTTGACGGTTGGTTCTTTGCGGACATTCACAGGGGAGTTGTTGCGGTCAACGAACACAAACCGAGGCAAAAAATTGCTCTTGAAGATCTTGTCGTCCAGGCAACCTTTGTCTTTATTCTCGGAAATGGCCATGGCCGAGTCAGATGCCATAGCTCCCATAGAGAAGAGAGTGGCACTTAAAACCAGGAGGGAAAATGCTTTCAGGTATTTCATAGTAGGATGGCTAACCAGGTTCCGTCGTTGGCATCATAGGCTCCCTCCGATCGAGGACACCCCAAAGTTCAAGATATCTTCCAAAGCCCACCCCGGCCCTACGCGCCGGGGTGGGTTCAAGCAGTGATCTGCAGGCCCGATTGGGGTGGATCAGCATTGGCATGAGTTAAAACCAGGAAAAATAAGTTATGAGATTGATTGCATCAATAAGCCGTTCCATTCCCCCCTATGGATGACATTCTCGATACCGTACTGGGTCAATGTGACCTGAAGAAACTAGCGGCGATCGGTCAGGATCTCCTGCAACTCCATGCCAATTACCAGGCCCTCAAACTCCAGGCCGAACAAGCCAAAAGCGAAACCACCTGGATGGGACGGTTGAATCCCTTCTCTCAAAATGAAACGGTGAAGGAATTCCGCCAGGTTAATCAGGAGATGTCCCAGCTTGAACAGCAGTATGATGGCCTGATTGGGGCCATTAAGCGGGAAGTGACGCTGGGGGCGGAGGCGGTTTTTCCCCTGCAATTTAAGTGGCTCATGGATGAGCTGTGGGAGAACATTGATAAATTACGGGTCAGTGGCAAGGGCCATCTTGTGGGGAAAGAAGATGTGAAGAACGCCGCTTCCTCCCTGTCCCACCTGGTGAATCAGCATTTTGGCCACCGCTATGCTTCCTGCCCTTCCCAGGCAGAATTCCTGACGCTGGCTACCCGCAAGATTTGCCTGCTCAATCAGCTCCCCCTGCAGTTGTATCGGTAAACCTCATGTACCACCCCGGACAGATTCTGAAGGAACGCTACCAGCTTGAGCAACGCCTGGGACGCACCGGAGCCGGTCGGCAAACCTGGCGGGCGATCGACCAGCAGGCTGCTCAGGAACCCGTGATTCTCAAGCTGTTGGCCTTTGGGGACACGATGCAATGGCAGGACCTGGAGCTGTTTGAACGGGAAGCGGCTATTCTCAAAACGTTGGATCATCCTCGCATTCCCCGCTATCGGGACTATTTTTCAATCGATCGCACCGAAGCCAATTCCCTGCCCTGGTTTGCCCTGGTGCAGGACTATATTCCCGGTGGCAGCTTGCAGGAGCGCTTGGATCAGGGGATGCATTTCAGCCAAACCCAGGTGCGGGCGATCGCGGAGCAGTTGCTGGGAATTCTGCAATATCTGCATGAATTGAGTCCGCCGGTGCTACATCGAGATCTCAAGCCCAGTAATGTGATCCTGGGGGAGAATGACCAGATTTTTCTGGTAGATTTTGGCGCAGTCCAGAATAAATCGGCAGTCACGGGGGTTAGCTTTACCGTCGTCGGCACCAGCGGTTACACACCCCTGGAACAGTTTTATGGACGGGCCGTGCCAGCCTCTGATCTTTATGCCCTGGGTGCAACCCTGGTTCATCTCTTAACTGGAATTCCGCCCATTGAACTATTGACCCCTGAGGGCAAGCTGAACCTTGCCAATCGGGTGAATTTTGATGCTGCCTTGCTCAGTCCAGGCTGGTTGCAACAGTTAATGGACCCGACCCTGGAGCGGCGCTTCCAGAGTGCCCGTGCCGCCCTGGCCGCCCTGCAGCAACCCACGAAAGCGGTGTCGCAGCCCACACCAGTCTCTGGGAAAAAATCTGGTCCCTCCCATCTGGCCCAGCTCCAGCAACTGATTCAGACGGGTCAGGGCCTGGAACGATCGGCGATTTCTGAGTTGGATGATACACTGCGCCAGATTGACCTGGATTGGGATCGTGAACTGGAGCAAAAAGGCATCATCAACCGACGAGATGGGGTCTTCCGGCAGGGCCTGCCCTCCCTGGGGATGACTCTAGCTACCAGCGGCATGACCACCATCATTGCAGTTCCTACGGCTCTGGGGTTGTATCGGCTGAAGCAGGGCAAGATCCAGGGTGATGGTGTTTTCATGACTACGCTGGGGTTGTATGGATTGGCAGCTCTATCCGCTTTTCTGATTGGCTTTTCCCTCTGGAAGATCAAGCGCTATGTAGTCTACCAGAATCGCCATCAGAGGTATCAAGACCGTCGATCGGACGCCTTTTCTCGCTTCAACCGCCTGTAATTTTAGTCAGACAAGCTCATATTTAAATTCTCTCCTGGGAAGGGTAGCCCGGAGGGGCGAGGTGGGTTCAAAAACCATGTGAAAAATATTGCGAATTCGTTACAATTGGAGGCGTTATCTGCAAACTACCCTATGCTGCTGCGACCTGAAGAACGCACCAAACTGGATGGAACAGCCGATACCCTGTTCTATGACTTTCCCCGCTTTGTTACCCATGTGGATGAGGGGTTTATTCAGCAGCTCACCGATCTCTATGGGGAACGACTGCAACCCCAGACCCGCATCCTGGACTTGATGAGTAGCTGGGTGTCTCACTTGCCAGATGAGATGGAATTTGCCCATGTGGAAGGCCATGGAATGAATGAAGCAGAACTGGCCCGTAATCCGCGTCTGAATCACTTTTTTGTCCAGGACCTGAACCAGAATCCGGCGCTACCGCTGCCCGATCGGACCTTTGATGCAGTGCTGAATACAGTTTCGATTCAATACCTGCAGTATCCAGAAGCCATTTTTAGCGAGATACACCGGATTCTCAAACCGGGTGGGATTGCGATCGTCAGTTTCTCAAATCGAATGTTCTACCAGAAAGCGATTCAGATCTGGCGAGAGGGGACAGAATCCAGTCGCCTGCAGTTGGTGAAGCAGTATTTCCAGGGGGTACCAGGGTTTAGTGCACCAGAGATCGTCAGTCGTCAATCCCAGGTGCCTGCGTTTTTGCAGATGTTGGGGCGGGGTGGGGGTGACCCCTTTTACGCCCTGATCTCTCACCGAATCCTGTAGAAGCATGATTAATCGGGCTTCTACAGGATTCGGTGAGGTGGGGCATCCAGGTCAGCCAGGATCTGGGTAGCCCGGGTGCAGAGCGCAGCATGGCAGCGTCCGTTACTCGCCAGTAGTCCTCCCCACTGGTTGACATCTTCCCGGTTGTATTGCAAGGGTTTGCCATCAAAGTAGGTGAACTGGCCCCCGGCCTCGGTCAGAATCAGTTCCGGTGCGGCCATATCCCAGTCTTTCGGAGCGGATTTGCCGGAAAGAGAAATATAGACATCGGCCCGCTGTTCTACGATCGCGGCAATCTTGCAACCCACACTGCCGATAAACTGCTTGTCTCGAAAAGGGAGACGGGACAGGAGCGCATCAAAGCGGGCATCGCGATGGGTGCGGCTGACAATGACAGCAAACTCTTCACAACGATCGTGGGCTGATACTTTCAGAGGTAAGTTCCGGTATCCACCCTTGCCATTGGAGACTTCGACAAAGGCACCACCACCAACCTTCGCATACAGCAACTTTCCAGCCACAGGCCAGACAACCACGGCCACAACGGGCCTTCCCTGATAAGCCAGTGCGATATGAATTGCAAATTCACCTGTGCGCTGAATGAAGTCACTGGTGCCATCCAGGGGATCGATAATCCAAACCCAGGCATGGTTTAACCGATCGTTGGGGGCTTGCTCTTTGAAGGTCTCCTCGCTCAAATAACCAAAGGGTTGGTTTCTCAGAGCCTGTTGCAGGCCTTCCAGAATATAGTGATTAACGGCCAGATCTGCTGCCGTAACCGGCCCCTCTGCCTGGTGGTGAATTTCCAGAGGTACGGTGGCTGTACCTGCCTGGTAGTAGGACATCAAGACATCTGCTGCTCCCCATCCAATCCCACGGGCCAGGGTCAGCATTTCATCCAGAGAAGGGGAATCGTTCACGGTGATCAGAAATTAGGGGATTAGAGTTGACGGTTCCAACGTAGCCATCCATTGGCGAGTGCCGAAATAGCAGCAAGAATGGGATGCGATCGTTGCAGCCTGAGTCAGCGCAGGCGCAAATTCCATCCTCAGAATGGCATGGCAGAAGGCTCCATGCAACACATCCCCGGCTCCCAGGGTGTCCACCGTGGTAATAGCAGGAACTGGGATCTCTCCGGTTTGATCATTGGTTTGATAGACAATCGTTGCCCCTCCTCGACTGACAGCCCTGTAGGGAATGCCCAGGGAGGACAGGTAGGTAAGGACCTCAATCACTGTCTGACAGTTTGGCGGGTGAAAGTCTGCTGAGCAAAGGGCATAGTCCACGAGGGGAAGTAGGCGATCGAACCCTGATTTCCAGCTCCCTCCATCCAAAACGACCGGGATGCGGCGGGCTTTAGCCTCCGTAGCGATCGTGATTCCGACTTCCATTTGATGACCGTCGATCAGGATCACATCGATATGGTCCAGAATATTGGCTGGAATCTGATCGGAAGCGATCTGGTTTTTGACAGCATTGATCGAAACAACGGCCCGATCGCCCGTGCTTTCAGTTACCAGAATGGAGGACACCGGTGGGGGGTCAGGGTGGGTTGGCGTCAGATCCCTGATCGTCACCCCGAACCTAGCCAGATCAGCTCGCACCAGATTGCTGATGGGATGGAGCCCGATCGGGCTCAGCAGCATTGCCCGATCGCCCAGATAGTTGAACGTCACTGCTGCATTGGTCGCCGGTCCACCGGCAGAAACCGTGTAGTCTGTCGCCACAATTTTCTGATTTGCTCGAGGGAGTCCACCTGTGAGATAAACCAGATCGAGCGTGGTCATACCGACAAAAAGTCCTTGTTTGATCATGGGTCATGGGTGACTGGGAGACTCAGAGGATAATAAAAGCTGGAACAAGATTTTTGAAGATCTACCCATGACCCATGACAGATCCCATAGCTGGAACACTTTATATTGTCGGGACTCCGATCGGTAATCTGGAAGACATGACTTTTCGGGCCGTGCGAATTTTACAGACTGTGGATGTGATTGCCGCAGAGGATACTCGCCATACGGGTAAATTGCTGCAGCATTTTCAAGTGGCTACGCCCCAGATTAGCTATCACGACCACAACCGTCGATCTCGCCTGCCCGATCTGCTGGAGCGGTTGCAGCGAGGGCAGACGATCGCTCTGGTGACAGATGCGGGCATGCCTGGAATTTCCGATCCTGGTTATGAGTTGGTGCGAGCCTGTGCGGATGCCAATATTCGGGTGGTGCCCATCCCTGGTCCCAGTGCGGTGATTACAGCCCTCAGTGCTTCTGGCTTGTCCATGGAGCGATTTGCCTTCGAAGGATTTCTCCCGGCTAAAAGCCAGCCCCGGCGAGACTACCTGGAAACCCTCAAGGCTGAAGTGCGTACCCTGGTTTTTTATGAGTCTCCCCATCGTCTCCGGCAGACCCTGGCAGACCTCGCCACTGCCTTTGGAGCCGATCGGGAGATTACCCTAGCCCGAGAATTGACCAAACTCCATGAAGAATTCCAGCGCACTACCCTGGGGGCTGCGATCGACCACTACATCCGGCAAGAGCCCCAGGGGGAGTACACTCTAGTCGTTGCCGGAGCCACATTAGCGCCACCTGTTCTGTCAGAGACTGCCCTCAGAGCAGAATTACAGAGCCTGCTTCATCAGGGACTATCTCGATCGGATGCCAGTCGCCAGCTAGCCCAGCAGACCTCCCTATCCCGTCGCCAGATCTACCAGCTAGCCCTGAGCTTACCTGATGGTAGTGAGAGGGATGATAGGGGATGATAGGTAAAGACGCGATAAATCGCGCCTTTATCTATCATGTCTCTCTTTTATCTATATGCTGAACTTGCTCCTCTCCTCCCTCCTGTCGTTCTGGATCGCCACGATCGCTATCCTTTCTGTCCAGAACGCTACCCCTGTTACCCTGCGGTTCTTTTCCCTGCAATCGGTTCAGTTGCCAGCGGGGCTTGTGCTGGCTTTCAGTACGGGGATTGGGGCGATTTCAATGGCTGCCCTACAAGTTATTTGGGAAGTGACCCAATCAAGTCCAGACGAATTGTTAGATGACGAGGATTTGGGGAATGATGAGGAGAAGGATTCTGCAGAAGATTGGTGAATTAGGGTTGATAGAAGCGGATCTGGAGCAGTTCAGGGGTTGCAGTGAGAACGCAGTGAGAACAATGACAGACGACTCTCTCGAATCTTTTGATCGGGTGGCAGCGCAATACTATGACCTGTTTGAGCATCTGGTTGAGGGCATTTTTCGGACTACACCAGCAGGTCAGTATCTCCATGCTAATGCTGCCTTGGCAAAGCTTTATGGTTATGTATCTCCCGATGCCCTAGTCAGCGCGCTGACGGACATTGAACACCAGCTTTATGTCGATCCCGATCGTCGTCGGGAATTCATGGCGCTCCTGGAAGACAGTGAGATGATTGCTGACTTTGAATCCTGTGTCTATTGCCAGGATGGACAAACAATCTGGATTTCAGAAAACGCTAGGGGGGTTCGGGATGAGACAGGGAGGATTATTTATTATGAAGGGACTGTCAAAAATATTACCAAGCGCAAGCTAGCTGAGCAGGCTCTGGGTGAGAGTGAAGCAAAATATCGGATTCTCTTCAATGCCATTCCTGACTTGATGTTGCGCCTGCACCGGGATGGCACCTACCTGGACTTCAAACCCCCCACAAATTTCCAGACTTACTTTAAATCCCCGGACCAATGTATCGGGAAAAACGTACGAGATTTACTCCCACCGGCTAACGCTCAGCTATACTTGCAGGCTGTTGAGGAAGTTATCCAAACGGGCAAAATGAAGGTTTTTGAGTTTCAGTTACCGATCGAGGGGCAATCCCGCGACTACGAAGCCCGATTTGTAGCCAGTGGTGTCGATGAGGCTCTGGGTATTATTCGCAACATTACTGAACGGAAACGGGTAGAGCGGCTGAAAAATGAATTTGTCTCTGTGGTCAGTCATGAACTGCGAACTCCCCTGACCTCGATTCGAGGATCACTGGGGCTGATTATTGGTGGGATCGCAGGTGAAATTTCGGCCCAGGCCCGGGAACTGATCGACATTGCTCATAAAAATAGTGAACGGCTGGTGCTTCTGATCA of the Leptolyngbya sp. 'hensonii' genome contains:
- a CDS encoding sugar kinase yields the protein MIKQGLFVGMTTLDLVYLTGGLPRANQKIVATDYTVSAGGPATNAAVTFNYLGDRAMLLSPIGLHPISNLVRADLARFGVTIRDLTPTHPDPPPVSSILVTESTGDRAVVSINAVKNQIASDQIPANILDHIDVILIDGHQMEVGITIATEAKARRIPVVLDGGSWKSGFDRLLPLVDYALCSADFHPPNCQTVIEVLTYLSSLGIPYRAVSRGGATIVYQTNDQTGEIPVPAITTVDTLGAGDVLHGAFCHAILRMEFAPALTQAATIASHSCCYFGTRQWMATLEPSTLIP
- the rsmI gene encoding 16S rRNA (cytidine(1402)-2'-O)-methyltransferase; amino-acid sequence: MTDPIAGTLYIVGTPIGNLEDMTFRAVRILQTVDVIAAEDTRHTGKLLQHFQVATPQISYHDHNRRSRLPDLLERLQRGQTIALVTDAGMPGISDPGYELVRACADANIRVVPIPGPSAVITALSASGLSMERFAFEGFLPAKSQPRRDYLETLKAEVRTLVFYESPHRLRQTLADLATAFGADREITLARELTKLHEEFQRTTLGAAIDHYIRQEPQGEYTLVVAGATLAPPVLSETALRAELQSLLHQGLSRSDASRQLAQQTSLSRRQIYQLALSLPDGSERDDRG
- a CDS encoding LapA family protein, encoding MLNLLLSSLLSFWIATIAILSVQNATPVTLRFFSLQSVQLPAGLVLAFSTGIGAISMAALQVIWEVTQSSPDELLDDEDLGNDEEKDSAEDW